The genomic segment ACATAGATAGCAGATCTTTTTGGTAGAAGGGAGGCATATCCAATATTTGTTTGCTGTATGTTTCCGAATATTGAACATGGAAGTATGAGCATGCATGTACCTGTTTCTTTTCTAGTCTTTTCTGGCAGTAGACTACCACTCGATTGAATGAATGAGGTGAGCCCATATTCAGCCAAATGGGGTTCCATATTTTCGTCAAAATGCACGCTACTCGCCTTCAAATTGCCATGAGGAATTGCTGGATAACACTCACGATGGAGGAAATGTAGTGCCCTTGCAACTCCAACTATTATTTTACACTTAGTTTCCCAATCTCTCCTCACCCGAATCTTTTCTGCTAAATCATTATTAGGCAGGTAATCATACAAAAGATAAGCGAACTCGTCATTGTAGCAAATCCCAAGCAATCTTGTCAAGTTCTTGTGCCTTGAATTACCAATCCTAATCAAGTGCTCTACAGcatttttcttctcttttggCTCCCATGAAATCTTCTTTACTGAAACCGTGATTCCTGTGGGTAAAACGACTTTTCTGATTGAATCGGGCAATGTGTGCACTGCCTCCTCCCCAGCTTCATTTACACTGAAGCTTTTCAAAACATCTTTTGCCGTAAACCGAGGAAGCCCATCAAAAGCGACCATTTTCCACTGACCTTCACTTCTTTTCTTGAAGTATAATATCCCGAACACTGCAGCCATGATTAATAAAACCGAGACAGCGCAAATGATAAGAATCCAGGCTACCTTTTGTGCTCTTTTGCTTCCTACTTGTAGTCCATTTGAAATCCCCTTTTCACGATTGCAACGTCTCAGAGGTTCCCCACAGAGCTTTGAATTACCAAGAAACGCACTAATATCCATGGACTTGAACTTCGATTGTGTAGGGATTGAGCCCGATATATCATTATATGATACATTCAGCAGTTCCAAGCTTGAAGAGGTCCCAAACTCGATCGGGATTGGACCGGTGAAATTATTGTGTGACAGGTCTAATACACTGATAACGGGAAGTCTAGCTAACTCCACAGGTATTGAGCCGGCCAAGTTATTATCAGCCAAATCTATCCTCAAAAGTTCCTTACAATAGGATACACTTTCTGGGATTTTTCCTGATAAATTGTTCATTCTAAATTCAAGAACAGACAAGGATTTGCAATCCTCAAACGAAGGAAGATTGCCTGATATCCCGCAAGAACTCGCAGAGAAGTTTTGAAGAAGTGGCAAAGACCATGCTCTAACCGGTATAGTGCCTCCAAGAAAGGGATTATCAGATAAATTGAGAAACTCGAGCTTTAGAGCTTGATCAATATCAGTTGGAATCCCTCCTGTGAACCTGTTCCTAGACAAATCCACATatgacatgttctgaaattttCCGAATTGCAGTGATATTTTACCTGAGAATAAATTATCTTCGAGCCTAAGGCGAACCAGAGAAGAACAATTGGAGAGCGACGGAGACAGCCCACCAGTAAAATTGTTTGAAAACAGGATTAACTTGAGCAACTCTGCTCCATAACATATATAAGGTGGTATGCTACCAACAAAATAATTTGTTGAAGCATCCACGTGTTTAAGCTTCGAGTATCTTCCCAAGTCAAACGGGAGTGACCCTGTAAAGTAATTGTTCCATATAAGCAATGTATCCAAATTTGGAAGCTGAGCAATACCTTCAGGAACTTTGCCACTTAAGTCATTGTACATCAAACTCAACAACCTAAGATTCTTCAGCTCTGAAAAACTGTCTGGAATTGGACCAGAAAGAAGGTTGTCAGATAGATCCAAGCTTTTGAGTGCCAAGATTTTGCTGAATTCTGATGGGATTTTCCCAGTAAGCTGATTTTTGAACAGAAAGAGTGATTCAAGATTGGTGAGATTGTTGAGTTGGTTTGGTATAATGCCTGAAAGATTAGCATCTGCAATGTCAAGATACCGAAGTTCACTCATGTTACCAAATTCCCATGGAATCCCACCTTCATATGAGTTGTACCCAATCTCCATATGCGACAATCTTTGCAGTTTCCCCAACTCAGGCGGCACACCGCCACTTAGAAAATTTCCTGCTAAATGGATGAATTCAAGACTCTGAAATGAGCCATATTCAAATGGGATTTGCCCACTGAAGTAACTCCCTGCAAAATTCACCACTTTGAGAAATTCCAGCTGAGAAACTTCCGTGGGCAAAGGCCCTGAGAAGCTGTTGCTGAAGGCATCAAGAACAACAAGATTTTGCAGATTCGAAATCCCACCCGGAAACCGGCCAGAAAAATTGTTCCTGCTGATGTCCAACAACCTCAGGCTTGTGAGATTGAAAATCCCAGTCGGAAGTTGATTCGAGAAGGAATTGTGCCCGAGGTTGAGCTCAACAAGATCAAGAAAAAGAGCGAACTGTTTCCCCGACAATGAACCTCCAAGATTCTTCATTGACAGGTCTAAACCAATGATTTTCGAAGAATTCTCATTGCATTTAACTCCAGTCCAAGAACATGCATAAATTTGAGTCGAGGGCTGAATCCCATCAGGTAAAAACCAATCATTCAAACTGTCGGAGCCATCCAAAAGCTCGGATTGTAAGCTCAAGAGAGCGTCCGTGAGAGGATCAAAAGCTAGTATTGGCACCATAAACAGCAAAGAAACTATTACAAGATTGAAGCTTATGGGATGAAGAATCTCCATGGGAACTTGCATAGAGGAAAGATATGGTGGCTCACTCCAAGAGACCCCAGGGACTAGAGAAAAAAAGttgtataaaaaaatcaaatctttatgcatatttttttccacaaaaaGAATGCGTCCGTTAATTATTTAGAAGTTCACGGTGTGGGAATTGATGCATAGTCGTCCGTGGCCGGAACGGCGATTTTACGATTATCGCGGTCGTTGCGAAACATTTATGAActttttcaaattcttcctaatttttccaaattatataaatatttctatttttattatttagaaGTTCACGGTGTGGGAATTGATGCATAGTCATCCGTGACCGGAACGGCGATTTTACGATTATTGCGGTCGTTGCGAAACATTTATGAACttttttcaaattcttcctaatttttccaaattatataaatatttctatttttattatttagaaGTTCACGGTGTGGGAATTGATGCATAGTCGTCCGTGATCGGAACGGCGATTTTACGATTATTGCGGTCGTTGCGAAACATTTATGAACttttttcaaattcttcctaatttttccaaattatataaatatttctatttttattatttagaaGTTCACGGTGTGGGAATTGATGCATAGTCGTCCGTGACCGGAACGACGATTTTACGATTATCGCGGTCGTTGCGAAACATTTATGAACttttttcaaattcttcctaatttttccaaattatataaatatttctatttttattataaaaatatttcgcAATGATAACCATTACCATTATCAATAAAACGGGAAAAATAGCTTCCTCCGAAGTTCTCCGAACCATGATGCTTAGGGACTAGGtaaagatttgaagaaaaaatggATTGATATTTAGTGATTTAGTTGAAATGAGAATATGATTGGATTTGCTTTAGGGAGCAACATGGGCCATctcattattttattaatttaattttaatactATTTACCATTATGGAGAATATAAGGCCATATATTATCTTTCCCAAAAACTGTTGTGAGACGGAATTACGGATCAATTTCGTGGGttgaatatcttatttaggtcattcgtgaaaaattattactttttatgctaagagtattacttttattgataatatcggtaatgttgatccgtctcacagataaagattcgtgagaccgtctcacaagaaacataCCCATTAACTTTGGAGCATCTCCCCTTTTTTTCTTGcattaaacaagaacaagctagTTAATTCAAAGTGGGATTTAACTATTTAAGCcatctttttatcattttctcATCAACCCATTCCTTTATCCATACCTAATGATACAAAAACAGTGGAAAACAGTCACATTGTATTGGAAAGTGATTCAATAAACAAAGATAATATATTAGAGAAAATTAAGATAT from the Primulina tabacum isolate GXHZ01 chromosome 16, ASM2559414v2, whole genome shotgun sequence genome contains:
- the LOC142529558 gene encoding uncharacterized protein LOC142529558; amino-acid sequence: MHKDLIFLYNFFSLVPGVSWSEPPYLSSMQVPMEILHPISFNLVIVSLLFMVPILAFDPLTDALLSLQSELLDGSDSLNDWFLPDGIQPSTQIYACSWTGVKCNENSSKIIGLDLSMKNLGGSLSGKQFALFLDLVELNLGHNSFSNQLPTGIFNLTSLRLLDISRNNFSGRFPGGISNLQNLVVLDAFSNSFSGPLPTEVSQLEFLKVVNFAGSYFSGQIPFEYGSFQSLEFIHLAGNFLSGGVPPELGKLQRLSHMEIGYNSYEGGIPWEFGNMSELRYLDIADANLSGIIPNQLNNLTNLESLFLFKNQLTGKIPSEFSKILALKSLDLSDNLLSGPIPDSFSELKNLRLLSLMYNDLSGKVPEGIAQLPNLDTLLIWNNYFTGSLPFDLGRYSKLKHVDASTNYFVGSIPPYICYGAELLKLILFSNNFTGGLSPSLSNCSSLVRLRLEDNLFSGKISLQFGKFQNMSYVDLSRNRFTGGIPTDIDQALKLEFLNLSDNPFLGGTIPVRAWSLPLLQNFSASSCGISGNLPSFEDCKSLSVLEFRMNNLSGKIPESVSYCKELLRIDLADNNLAGSIPVELARLPVISVLDLSHNNFTGPIPIEFGTSSSLELLNVSYNDISGSIPTQSKFKSMDISAFLGNSKLCGEPLRRCNREKGISNGLQVGSKRAQKVAWILIICAVSVLLIMAAVFGILYFKKRSEGQWKMVAFDGLPRFTAKDVLKSFSVNEAGEEAVHTLPDSIRKVVLPTGITVSVKKISWEPKEKKNAVEHLIRIGNSRHKNLTRLLGICYNDEFAYLLYDYLPNNDLAEKIRVRRDWETKCKIIVGVARALHFLHRECYPAIPHGNLKASSVHFDENMEPHLAEYGLTSFIQSSGSLLPEKTRKETGVGELNTSMTDELQKDIINFGELVLHVLSDGLLANTASLSMQSTPREVLIREMTKNSGIAPSTSSQEEMGSILEVALLCTRSRTSMQEVVKMLSVLNLQANGRSLGREGHGAL